In a genomic window of Suricata suricatta isolate VVHF042 chromosome 12, meerkat_22Aug2017_6uvM2_HiC, whole genome shotgun sequence:
- the MGME1 gene encoding mitochondrial genome maintenance exonuclease 1: protein MKAFQTICRQFRSSKGFSLEPTARVDFSTSSYSCGRKKKVNPYEEVDQGKYSDLVQSVLSSRGLAQTPESLFEEDNLLYGPVSKCKPSKQDEAAKVPGNWCPLYNPERSMKPNATSSVIPLRIPLQRNTVPSVTKVLQQTMTSEQIFYLERWKQRMIQELGEDGFAEYSSNIFLQGKRFHKALENILSPQGDLKERDENLESGYIESVQHILKDVSGVRALESAVQHETLKYVGLLDCVAEYQGKLCVIDWKTSEKPKPHIRNTFDNPLQVVAYVGAINNDANYSFQVRCGLIVVAYKDGSPAHPHFMDAELCSRYWAKWLLRLEEYTKKEKNQDIQKPD from the exons ATGAAGGCGTTTCAGACCATCTGCCGGCAGTTCAGAAGTTCTAAGGGGTTTTCTCTAGAACCAACAGCCCGTGTGgatttctccacttcctcttaTTCCTGTGGCCGGAAGAAAAAAGTGAACCCTTATGAAGAAGTGGACCAAGGAAAGTACTCTGATTTAGTACAGTCTGTCTTGTCATCCAGAGGCCTTGCTCAGACTCCAGAATCCTTGTTCGAGGAAGATAATTTACTGTATGGACCTGTGAGTAAGTGTAAGCCCTCAAAGCAAGATGAGGCAGCAAAAGTTCCAGGAAACTGGTGTCCTCTCTACAATCCAGAGAGAAGCATGAAGCCAAACGCAACAAGTTCTGTAATTCCTTTGAGAATCCCTTTGCAAAGAAATACAGTTCCAAGTGTGACCAAGGTCCTTCAACAGACCATGACATCAGAACAGATTTTTTATTTGGAGAGGTGGAAACAGCGGATGATTCAGGAACTGGGAGAAGATGGCTTTGCGGAATATTCTTCAA aCATATTTTTACAAGGGAAACGGTTCCATAAAGCCTTGGAAAACATACTTTCACCCCAAGGGgacttgaaagagagagatgagaaccTCGAATCTGGATATATCGAAAGTGTCCAGCATATTCTGAAAGATGTCAGTGGAGTGCGAGCTCTTGAAAGCGCAGTTCAACATGAGACCTTAAAGTATGTAGGTCTGCTGGACTGTGTGGCCGAATATCA GGGCAAGCTCTGTGTGATTGACTGGAAGACATCGGAGAAACCAAAGCCTCATATCCGAAATACGTTTGACAACCCACTGCAGGTTGTGGCCTATGTCGGTGCCATAAATAACGATGCCAACTACAGCTTTCAG GTCCGGTGTGGCTTAATTGTGGTAGCCTACAAAGATGGGTCCCCGGCTCACCCGCATTTCATGGATGCTGAACTCTGCTCCCGATACTGGGCCAAGTGGCTTCTTCGACTAGAAGAatatacaaagaaggaaaagaaccaGGATATTCAGAAGCCAGATTAG